The Bacillus sp. Y1 genome has a window encoding:
- the purU gene encoding formyltetrahydrofolate deformylase: protein MDNIITTRGITLEHGIQDKRSNRGILLISCPDRPGIVSKVSTTLYEHDCNIIDSNQHSTDPEAGHFFLRIEFECSDLENKKRSIEKSFELLSETFDMKYSFNYGSESQNLAIFVSKENHCLLELLLEWQRGDLLGDIKLVVGNHEDLREYVENVNIPFFYLPITRETKEEVEKKQLELLKEYQIDTIVLARYMQILSPAFIEHYPYQIINIHHSFLPAFIGANPYKRAYERGVKLIGATAHYVTDDLDEGPIIEQDIERVKHHHELSDLKKIGSQVERKVLLKAVKWHNSHRIIPFGNKTIVFD, encoded by the coding sequence TTGGACAATATTATTACAACGAGGGGGATTACCTTGGAACACGGCATACAAGACAAAAGAAGTAATCGTGGAATCCTACTAATCAGCTGCCCTGATAGACCAGGCATCGTTTCGAAGGTTTCAACGACATTATATGAACATGACTGCAATATTATCGATTCAAACCAACATTCAACTGACCCAGAAGCAGGTCATTTTTTCTTACGAATTGAATTCGAATGTTCAGATTTAGAAAATAAAAAACGATCTATTGAGAAGTCATTCGAACTTCTATCCGAAACATTTGATATGAAGTATTCCTTTAATTATGGAAGTGAATCACAAAACTTAGCCATTTTTGTTTCAAAGGAGAATCACTGTCTCCTCGAATTATTACTAGAATGGCAACGTGGTGATTTGTTAGGTGATATTAAATTAGTTGTTGGAAATCATGAGGATTTAAGAGAATATGTTGAGAATGTTAATATTCCTTTTTTCTATCTACCTATTACTCGTGAAACAAAAGAAGAAGTTGAAAAGAAGCAATTGGAACTATTAAAAGAATATCAAATAGATACAATTGTTTTAGCAAGATACATGCAAATATTATCTCCAGCATTTATCGAGCATTATCCATATCAAATTATTAATATTCACCACTCTTTCCTACCTGCATTTATAGGAGCAAATCCTTATAAGCGTGCCTATGAAAGAGGTGTTAAATTAATTGGTGCAACAGCCCATTATGTAACGGATGATCTAGACGAAGGACCTATTATTGAGCAAGATATCGAGCGCGTCAAACATCATCATGAACTTTCTGACTTAAAGAAAATTGGAAGTCAAGTTGAAAGGAAGGTACTATTAAAGGCGGTAAAATGGCATAATAGCCATAGAATTATTCCGTTTGGAAACAAAACAATCGTCTTTGACTAA
- a CDS encoding competence protein ComK, with translation MKIIDSYILTSETLFMIPEIDPTNNVCTMVQEGKKSFFVSKTPKRILEETMRYYGFTLEGAINGAKAVLGNYHMVPIVISAPLNMYWFPTQSPSSDHCIWISLVHIEDIVQYSYLQSLVSFKTGKSIIINKKAARLINKQQQTAILKVRTEQRLAKKDSYFILHNKYSGVQRGENPLVE, from the coding sequence ATGAAGATTATTGATAGCTATATTTTAACAAGTGAGACACTGTTTATGATTCCTGAAATCGATCCAACCAACAATGTATGTACGATGGTTCAGGAAGGAAAGAAATCCTTTTTCGTTTCGAAAACTCCTAAAAGAATTTTAGAGGAAACCATGAGATACTATGGATTTACCTTAGAAGGGGCTATTAATGGGGCAAAAGCTGTATTAGGTAATTATCATATGGTCCCAATAGTTATTAGTGCACCTTTGAACATGTATTGGTTTCCAACCCAATCTCCTTCTAGTGATCACTGTATTTGGATTTCGCTAGTACATATTGAGGACATTGTACAATATAGCTATCTGCAGTCCCTTGTTTCTTTTAAAACGGGGAAGTCAATTATCATTAACAAGAAAGCCGCTAGATTAATAAACAAGCAACAGCAAACCGCCATTTTAAAAGTACGAACGGAACAGCGGCTTGCCAAGAAGGATTCTTACTTTATCCTACATAATAAATATAGTGGAGTTCAGAGAGGAGAAAATCCATTGGTAGAATAA
- a CDS encoding nucleotide excision repair endonuclease: MIKIEIPNPDVVITKKRQVGEPVEAVISSEYGFTDYHKIPRDKGGIILFFNASDDLLFVGKARKLRPRVKKHFEDQVSPIKKHRDEVYKIAVITVEDAMEREIYETYIINTEQAKYNIDKVFFK, from the coding sequence ATGATAAAAATTGAAATACCTAACCCAGATGTCGTAATTACTAAGAAACGACAAGTTGGAGAGCCAGTTGAAGCAGTAATAAGCAGCGAATACGGTTTTACCGATTATCACAAAATCCCAAGAGATAAAGGCGGAATAATCCTTTTCTTTAATGCAAGCGATGATTTACTGTTTGTTGGTAAAGCAAGGAAGCTTCGCCCAAGAGTGAAAAAGCATTTTGAGGATCAAGTTTCTCCTATTAAAAAACATCGGGATGAAGTATACAAAATTGCTGTTATTACTGTTGAAGATGCGATGGAAAGAGAAATTTATGAAACATATATTATCAATACAGAACAGGCAAAATATAATATTGATAAAGTTTTCTTTAAGTAA
- the pssA gene encoding CDP-diacylglycerol--serine O-phosphatidyltransferase: protein MRFTKIIPNMFTLGNLFCGFLSIGFAAEGEYNNAAILILIGMMLDSMDGRLARMLKADSSLGKELDSLADIVTFGVAPSFLVYYTYLNQLGKLGIMVAGLFPLFGAYRLARFNISSSKSSLNYFIGVPITAAGGILALLTLFGNYIPNVITTVVFTGLCFLMVSRIRIPSFKEIPLPKYGTIVTLFIGCLLFVIYKGTYKQFPYLIYIATPLYIAYLAYRFVKKKNNKEELE, encoded by the coding sequence GTGCGGTTTACAAAAATTATTCCTAATATGTTTACATTAGGAAATTTATTTTGCGGCTTTTTATCCATCGGTTTTGCAGCGGAAGGTGAATATAATAATGCTGCCATTTTAATACTAATTGGAATGATGTTAGATAGCATGGATGGGCGCTTAGCGAGAATGCTTAAGGCAGATAGCTCACTGGGAAAAGAGCTGGACTCATTAGCAGATATTGTTACGTTTGGAGTCGCTCCGTCATTTTTAGTGTATTATACATATTTAAATCAACTTGGTAAGTTAGGGATTATGGTTGCTGGTTTATTCCCATTGTTTGGTGCTTATCGACTAGCCAGATTTAATATAAGCAGCTCGAAATCTAGCTTAAATTATTTTATAGGTGTACCAATTACTGCAGCTGGTGGAATTTTGGCCTTATTAACGCTATTTGGTAATTATATACCTAACGTAATAACAACCGTTGTATTTACAGGATTATGTTTCTTAATGGTAAGCCGGATAAGAATACCAAGTTTTAAGGAAATTCCTTTACCGAAATACGGGACGATTGTTACTCTCTTTATCGGGTGTTTGTTATTTGTTATCTATAAAGGTACATATAAGCAATTCCCTTATTTAATCTACATAGCAACTCCGCTTTACATCGCATATTTAGCCTATCGCTTTGTAAAAAAGAAAAATAATAAAGAAGAACTGGAGTAG
- a CDS encoding BsuPI-related putative proteinase inhibitor → MKKIFVFIIAIFILGGCGAEREAEPVVSSGKEEENMDTVQGEVVSMLYEVSPLLFQYHVKNESGKEITLDFTSSQRFDYSIVNSNGEEVFLFSSVSSFLQVVGKEVLAPGDQLSYDINVKDVELSKGKYTLNAWMTPRTGKVYSSSIEFSVE, encoded by the coding sequence GTGAAGAAAATCTTTGTGTTTATAATAGCAATTTTTATTTTAGGTGGATGTGGTGCTGAAAGGGAAGCAGAACCGGTAGTATCATCCGGTAAAGAGGAGGAAAATATGGATACAGTTCAAGGAGAAGTAGTTTCAATGCTATATGAAGTTAGTCCTCTATTGTTTCAGTATCATGTGAAAAATGAATCAGGCAAGGAAATTACACTCGATTTTACTTCTTCTCAAAGGTTTGATTATTCAATAGTAAATTCAAACGGAGAAGAGGTGTTCTTATTTTCAAGTGTCAGCTCCTTTTTACAAGTGGTAGGAAAAGAGGTACTCGCTCCAGGAGACCAACTATCTTATGACATTAACGTGAAAGATGTTGAATTAAGTAAAGGGAAATATACGTTAAATGCTTGGATGACACCAAGGACTGGTAAGGTGTATAGTTCGTCAATTGAATTCTCAGTTGAATAA
- a CDS encoding ATP-binding protein gives MVIVYIFFCLIYILASVYITGDVTSNKFSHLIKDILFVIFNLFFFFLIVKKSHKLKTVEKEEQQLSTLINSMVDFVCFKDGEGRWLKTNGFGLELFQLEHVDYKGKTDTELAEYSEFYRDALIYCEEYSDRIAWESRTVTRCEEVIPLPDGGTKTFDTIKHPLFYEDGSRKGLVVIGRDITEKKLAEERLVRSEKLSVIGELAASVAHEIRNPLTSLKGFVQFIRPSDQKNDRYYEIMLSELERINEIVSELLLLAKPQKVNFSKTDVSNTIEHVISLLETQANMVNVNINFYKVQSSTINCEENQIKQLLINIIKNAIEASRNGGTVDVILDVNSDGMTVIRVIDSGEGISEQAKKRLGEPFYSSKENGTGLGLTVSFKIIEQHGGDLSYSSEPNKGTTATILLPSFPSQVENVMTS, from the coding sequence ATGGTTATTGTCTATATCTTTTTTTGTTTAATTTATATTTTAGCTTCTGTTTATATTACAGGTGATGTTACTTCTAATAAGTTTTCACACCTTATAAAAGATATTCTATTTGTTATTTTTAATTTGTTCTTTTTCTTTTTAATTGTTAAGAAAAGCCATAAATTAAAAACTGTAGAAAAAGAGGAACAACAATTATCAACATTGATTAACTCAATGGTTGACTTTGTTTGTTTTAAAGATGGAGAAGGGCGTTGGCTAAAAACCAATGGCTTCGGACTTGAACTTTTTCAATTAGAACATGTGGATTATAAAGGAAAAACGGACACAGAGTTGGCTGAATACAGTGAGTTTTACCGTGATGCCCTTATTTATTGTGAAGAATATTCAGACCGCATTGCATGGGAAAGCCGCACGGTTACTAGATGCGAGGAAGTAATTCCCCTTCCTGATGGAGGGACAAAAACATTTGACACCATTAAACATCCATTGTTTTATGAAGATGGCTCGAGAAAAGGTCTAGTAGTTATTGGAAGAGATATTACAGAAAAAAAGTTGGCTGAAGAAAGATTAGTACGTTCGGAAAAACTTTCTGTAATTGGGGAACTAGCTGCTAGTGTTGCACATGAAATACGAAACCCACTAACTTCTCTTAAGGGCTTTGTTCAATTTATTCGTCCTTCTGATCAGAAAAACGACAGATATTACGAAATTATGCTCAGTGAACTAGAAAGAATAAATGAAATCGTTAGTGAGCTCTTGCTTTTAGCCAAGCCTCAAAAAGTAAATTTTTCAAAAACTGATGTTAGTAACACGATTGAACATGTGATTTCCTTATTAGAAACGCAAGCAAATATGGTGAATGTAAATATAAACTTCTATAAAGTTCAATCTTCCACCATCAATTGTGAAGAAAATCAAATCAAACAATTGCTCATTAATATTATTAAAAATGCTATTGAAGCGTCTAGAAACGGCGGTACAGTGGATGTCATACTAGATGTAAATTCTGATGGGATGACAGTTATTCGTGTGATTGATAGTGGAGAAGGAATATCTGAGCAAGCGAAAAAACGTCTTGGTGAGCCTTTTTATAGTTCAAAAGAAAATGGAACGGGTCTAGGATTAACCGTTAGCTTTAAGATTATTGAGCAGCATGGTGGAGATCTTTCCTACAGTAGTGAACCAAATAAAGGCACAACGGCAACCATTCTTTTACCCAGTTTTCCTTCACAGGTAGAAAATGTAATGACATCTTAG
- a CDS encoding alpha/beta-type small acid-soluble spore protein, producing the protein MSRNKLLVPGSENALNQMKEEIANEFGVQLGADTTARANGSVGGEMTKRLIQMAEQQLRS; encoded by the coding sequence ATGAGTAGAAACAAGCTATTGGTACCTGGGTCAGAAAATGCACTGAATCAGATGAAAGAAGAGATTGCCAATGAGTTTGGAGTTCAACTTGGTGCAGATACAACCGCACGTGCAAATGGCTCTGTTGGAGGAGAAATGACTAAACGCCTCATCCAAATGGCAGAGCAACAATTACGATCTTAA
- a CDS encoding formate/nitrite transporter family protein, producing the protein MENYPLLEVEKLALKKLKTYKQSILRYLLRSMLASMFIGFGVIVAFKTGGYFYNEHSPVAYPMAAFTFGAAIILIAYGGGDLFTGNTFYFTYTALRKKMSWKYVWTLWGLSYIGNILGATAFALLIYVTGLFAEASVNSFLLSVVEKKMHVPTMELFFRAILCNWLVCLAFFIPMGMKENGAKLFVMILFVFCFFISGYEHSIANMCTFAIALVLNHPGTISFSGVIHNLIPVTIGNLIGGSILMGAMYYYVNLPFLDDEH; encoded by the coding sequence ATGGAAAATTACCCACTTTTAGAAGTTGAAAAGCTTGCCTTAAAAAAATTAAAAACATATAAACAAAGCATCCTGCGTTATCTATTACGTAGTATGCTTGCAAGTATGTTTATTGGGTTTGGAGTAATTGTTGCCTTTAAAACAGGTGGCTATTTTTACAATGAGCATTCTCCTGTTGCATATCCAATGGCAGCTTTTACATTCGGAGCAGCTATTATCCTAATTGCCTATGGTGGTGGGGATTTATTTACAGGTAACACCTTTTATTTTACTTACACAGCACTAAGGAAAAAAATGAGTTGGAAATATGTTTGGACACTTTGGGGCTTAAGTTATATAGGTAATATATTAGGTGCAACAGCATTTGCTTTATTAATATATGTGACAGGATTATTTGCGGAGGCTTCGGTAAATAGTTTTCTGTTAAGTGTTGTTGAGAAAAAGATGCATGTTCCAACAATGGAACTTTTCTTTAGAGCTATTCTTTGTAACTGGCTTGTTTGTTTAGCTTTCTTTATTCCTATGGGAATGAAAGAGAATGGTGCAAAGCTATTTGTAATGATACTATTTGTTTTTTGCTTCTTCATCTCTGGATATGAACACAGTATTGCTAATATGTGTACCTTTGCTATCGCACTTGTTCTTAACCACCCTGGAACGATCTCTTTTTCAGGAGTCATTCATAATCTCATTCCGGTGACCATCGGCAATCTCATTGGTGGTAGTATCCTCATGGGGGCCATGTATTATTACGTTAACCTTCCTTTTCTTGATGATGAGCATTAA
- a CDS encoding DUF421 domain-containing protein: protein MTHYLTVASELILGFFMLFILAKALGKTQLSQITPFDFISALILGELIGNAVYDHETTWVEIVFSTIVWGGLIYGVEIITQKFKKTRKALEGEPNIVIHNGFIKYETLKKAKLDINQLQSLVRQQGYFSLQEVEYAILETNGIVSVLPKSQNRPPTLDDLNIQAEEASIPTTLILDGEVLYGNLQEAGLNEQWLKNELLKQNFHTYDKVLYAEWKKNQELFILPYK from the coding sequence ATGACACATTATTTAACTGTTGCATCAGAATTAATACTAGGGTTTTTTATGCTATTTATATTAGCAAAAGCGCTTGGGAAAACTCAACTATCACAAATCACACCGTTTGATTTTATTTCCGCTCTTATACTAGGTGAATTAATTGGCAACGCCGTTTATGACCATGAAACAACCTGGGTGGAAATCGTATTCAGCACGATTGTTTGGGGTGGTTTAATTTATGGAGTCGAGATTATCACTCAGAAATTCAAAAAGACGAGAAAAGCACTTGAAGGTGAACCAAATATCGTTATTCATAATGGTTTTATAAAATATGAAACGTTAAAAAAGGCCAAACTCGATATAAATCAATTGCAAAGCTTAGTACGTCAACAAGGGTATTTTTCTCTACAAGAAGTTGAGTATGCAATCCTTGAGACAAATGGAATTGTTAGTGTACTTCCGAAATCTCAGAATAGACCACCTACTTTAGATGATTTAAACATTCAAGCTGAGGAAGCTTCCATTCCTACTACGTTAATACTTGATGGAGAAGTTCTATATGGAAATCTCCAAGAAGCAGGACTAAATGAACAGTGGTTAAAAAACGAACTATTGAAACAAAACTTTCACACGTATGATAAGGTTTTATATGCTGAGTGGAAAAAAAATCAGGAACTCTTTATCTTGCCTTATAAATAA
- the qoxA gene encoding cytochrome aa3 quinol oxidase subunit II, translating to MKQLKLKMLFLSLVTAVPLLFLSGCEMVVFQPQGPVARSIMELINWSLMWMLLVVVVVFGLFGYIVWKYREKPENMGYEPPEEHGSTVLEIVWTAIPILIVIALTIPTVTTLYDLEDVPAGYEEKEPIVIHVTSADWKWIFSYPEEGIETINYVNIPEDTPVLFKLTSAGTMQSFWVPALGGQKYSMNKMETELYLVADNPGSYMGRNTNFNGRGYAQMEFEVLAQTDEEYDAWVKEVKETAPELTEEKYMELLKPTHLGRLTYSNTHLAWINHADHDSELVTDPEDYRYHGYQGKIFDQEDEKDTTEVENNEEDHGGDHSGH from the coding sequence ATGAAACAATTGAAGTTGAAAATGCTATTTCTATCCCTTGTAACAGCCGTACCATTATTATTTTTAAGCGGTTGTGAAATGGTTGTATTTCAGCCTCAAGGGCCAGTAGCTAGAAGTATCATGGAGTTAATTAATTGGTCTTTAATGTGGATGCTTTTAGTAGTAGTTGTCGTATTTGGCTTATTTGGCTATATTGTTTGGAAATATAGAGAAAAGCCAGAAAACATGGGTTATGAGCCGCCAGAAGAACACGGTAGCACCGTATTAGAAATCGTCTGGACAGCTATTCCTATTTTGATCGTTATCGCTTTAACGATTCCTACAGTTACAACATTGTATGACTTAGAAGATGTTCCTGCAGGGTATGAGGAGAAAGAACCGATCGTTATTCACGTAACCTCTGCAGACTGGAAATGGATATTCTCTTATCCAGAAGAAGGAATTGAAACAATTAACTACGTGAACATTCCAGAAGATACTCCTGTCCTGTTTAAATTAACATCGGCTGGAACGATGCAATCTTTCTGGGTGCCAGCTTTAGGTGGACAAAAATACTCAATGAATAAAATGGAAACGGAACTATATTTAGTTGCTGACAATCCTGGTTCATATATGGGTAGAAACACAAACTTCAACGGACGCGGATACGCTCAAATGGAATTTGAAGTACTTGCTCAGACCGATGAAGAGTATGATGCATGGGTAAAAGAAGTAAAAGAAACAGCTCCAGAGCTTACAGAAGAGAAGTACATGGAACTACTGAAACCAACACATCTTGGTCGTTTAACTTATTCCAACACACACTTAGCTTGGATCAACCATGCGGATCACGATTCCGAGCTTGTGACAGACCCTGAAGACTATCGTTACCACGGGTACCAAGGAAAGATTTTTGACCAGGAAGATGAAAAAGATACTACTGAAGTAGAAAATAATGAGGAAGACCATGGAGGTGACCATAGTGGGCATTAA
- the qoxB gene encoding cytochrome aa3 quinol oxidase subunit I encodes MGIKWDEILITGDPIILGSQIAILLTSLGIIGGLTYLKKWKWLWREWITTVDHKRIGIMYIVAAVLMFFRGGMDGLMMKAQTSRPEMSILDAQHYNEVFTAHGVIMILFMAMPFLIGLMNVVIPLQIGARDVAFPQLNALSFWLFFSGAMLFNIAFVVGGAPDAGWTSYFPLAGKEFSPGIGNNYYAISLQIAGLGTLMTGINFIVTILKMRTKGMTLMRMPMFTWTTLITSVIIVAAFPIFTVALALMTFDRLYGTHFFTVAAGGSDMLWANLFWLWGHPEVYIVILPAFGMFSEIISTFSRKQLYGYKSMVVSIVAIAVLSMLVWVHHFYTMGSGALVNSFFSITTMMIAVPTGVKMFNWLFTMRKGRIKMTTAMLWSLAFVPNFVIGGVTGVMLAMGAADYQYHNTLFLVAHFHYVLIPGVVFAVFAGLYYWWPKMFGFMLNEKLGKWHFWLFVIGFNVTFMPMFFLGLNGAVRRAYTFSVESGFAPLFLLSAIGSVILAAGFAMFCYNIYWSIRYADRNISSDPWDARTLEWATASPVQHYNFAKLPEVKSLDVFWYMKKNNEGLTLKDEEIEEIHMPSNSGLPFLMCVAFGIVGFFLIFEWHLLAAISAVLIIAGLIYRSFDYNDGYHIHKDEIKKTEGAWRKMEGKVNNHVS; translated from the coding sequence GTGGGCATTAAGTGGGATGAAATTCTGATTACGGGAGATCCAATTATCCTAGGTTCACAGATTGCTATTTTATTAACTTCTCTAGGAATTATTGGTGGTCTTACGTATCTGAAAAAATGGAAATGGCTATGGCGTGAATGGATCACTACCGTTGACCATAAACGTATCGGAATCATGTATATCGTAGCCGCTGTTCTTATGTTCTTCCGTGGCGGTATGGATGGACTAATGATGAAAGCTCAAACATCTCGTCCAGAAATGAGCATTCTAGACGCACAGCATTATAATGAAGTATTTACGGCTCATGGTGTTATCATGATTTTATTCATGGCCATGCCATTCTTAATTGGTTTAATGAACGTTGTTATTCCGCTTCAAATTGGAGCAAGAGACGTAGCGTTCCCTCAGTTGAATGCATTAAGTTTCTGGTTATTCTTCAGCGGTGCGATGCTGTTTAATATCGCATTCGTTGTAGGTGGTGCTCCAGATGCAGGATGGACTTCTTACTTCCCTCTTGCAGGTAAAGAATTCAGCCCAGGAATCGGGAATAACTACTACGCAATCTCATTACAGATTGCTGGTCTAGGAACTTTGATGACTGGTATTAACTTTATCGTAACGATTTTAAAAATGCGTACAAAAGGCATGACATTAATGAGAATGCCTATGTTCACATGGACAACGCTAATCACTTCCGTTATTATCGTAGCCGCATTCCCGATTTTTACAGTTGCACTTGCGTTAATGACATTTGACCGCTTGTACGGTACACACTTCTTTACAGTAGCTGCTGGTGGATCTGACATGCTTTGGGCTAACTTGTTCTGGTTATGGGGACACCCTGAAGTATACATCGTTATCCTCCCTGCTTTCGGGATGTTTTCTGAAATTATTTCGACATTCTCTCGCAAACAGCTATACGGTTACAAATCGATGGTCGTTTCAATCGTTGCCATTGCAGTACTAAGTATGCTTGTATGGGTTCACCATTTCTACACAATGGGATCTGGCGCTTTAGTCAACTCATTCTTCTCTATCACAACAATGATGATTGCCGTTCCGACGGGTGTAAAAATGTTTAACTGGTTGTTTACGATGCGTAAAGGTCGAATTAAAATGACTACGGCTATGCTTTGGTCTTTAGCATTTGTTCCTAATTTTGTTATTGGTGGAGTAACAGGTGTTATGCTTGCGATGGGTGCTGCTGATTATCAGTACCATAATACTTTATTCTTAGTTGCTCACTTCCACTATGTATTAATTCCAGGTGTGGTATTTGCAGTATTCGCTGGACTTTACTACTGGTGGCCAAAAATGTTTGGTTTTATGTTAAATGAAAAATTAGGAAAATGGCATTTCTGGTTGTTTGTAATCGGATTTAACGTAACCTTTATGCCAATGTTCTTCCTAGGTCTAAATGGAGCTGTTAGACGTGCTTATACCTTCTCTGTTGAGTCAGGATTTGCTCCTCTATTCTTACTGTCTGCAATCGGATCAGTTATCCTAGCAGCTGGTTTTGCAATGTTCTGCTACAATATTTATTGGAGCATTCGTTATGCGGACCGCAACATTTCAAGTGACCCATGGGATGCTAGAACACTTGAATGGGCAACAGCTTCACCTGTTCAACATTATAACTTTGCTAAACTACCAGAAGTGAAATCTTTAGATGTATTCTGGTATATGAAAAAGAATAATGAAGGTCTTACATTAAAAGACGAAGAAATAGAAGAAATTCATATGCCAAGCAACTCTGGTCTACCTTTCTTAATGTGCGTCGCTTTCGGAATTGTTGGGTTCTTCCTCATATTTGAATGGCATTTATTAGCTGCAATTTCTGCTGTACTAATTATTGCAGGATTGATTTATCGTTCATTTGATTACAATGATGGTTACCACATTCATAAAGACGAAATTAAAAAGACAGAAGGCGCTTGGAGAAAAATGGAAGGTAAGGTGAATAATCATGTCAGCTAA
- the qoxC gene encoding cytochrome aa3 quinol oxidase subunit III has protein sequence MSANVNTSLPLEYQTEQSRMNILGFWIFLGAEIVLFATLFSVYGVLYKNYAGGPTHQDIFMIKEVMIQTVLLLTSSFTMGVAIWEMRRNNKKGLIGWFILTLLLGAGFLFMEINEFIHYVHEGATMQTSAFLSSLFVLLGTHGAHVTFGIFWATMVIIQIAKRGLTPVTARKTFIIGLYWHFLDVVWIFIFTFVYLKGMVL, from the coding sequence ATGTCAGCTAATGTGAACACTTCCCTCCCATTAGAATATCAAACAGAACAAAGCCGTATGAATATTTTAGGGTTCTGGATATTCCTCGGGGCCGAAATTGTATTATTTGCTACCCTCTTTAGTGTTTATGGTGTACTTTATAAAAACTACGCAGGTGGCCCAACTCATCAAGATATTTTTATGATCAAAGAAGTAATGATTCAGACGGTCCTACTTTTAACAAGTAGTTTTACGATGGGTGTTGCCATTTGGGAAATGCGTCGAAACAATAAGAAGGGCTTAATTGGTTGGTTTATATTAACCCTGCTATTAGGTGCAGGATTCCTATTCATGGAGATTAATGAGTTTATTCACTATGTTCATGAAGGTGCAACCATGCAAACTAGTGCCTTTCTTTCTAGCTTGTTTGTCCTTTTAGGAACACACGGTGCTCACGTAACCTTCGGGATTTTCTGGGCAACGATGGTTATCATTCAAATTGCCAAGCGTGGATTAACACCTGTTACTGCTAGAAAGACGTTTATCATTGGTCTTTACTGGCACTTCCTTGATGTTGTTTGGATCTTTATCTTCACGTTTGTTTATTTAAAAGGGATGGTGTTATAG
- the qoxD gene encoding cytochrome aa3 quinol oxidase subunit IV, whose translation MEKSTERFPLAHVFGFVLSLVLTFVAAWVALEMKLSFTIVMWIIGSLAIIQAGLQLFMFMHMTEGEDGKVNIINIAFMVFCAVVIVVGSIWVLTSGHAAH comes from the coding sequence ATGGAAAAAAGTACAGAACGTTTTCCGCTAGCTCACGTCTTTGGATTCGTATTGTCACTAGTACTCACATTCGTTGCTGCATGGGTAGCACTTGAGATGAAATTGTCCTTTACGATTGTCATGTGGATTATTGGATCGCTTGCTATCATTCAAGCTGGTCTTCAATTGTTTATGTTTATGCATATGACAGAAGGAGAAGACGGCAAAGTAAATATCATAAATATCGCGTTTATGGTATTCTGTGCAGTTGTTATTGTTGTTGGTTCTATCTGGGTGTTAACATCAGGGCATGCTGCTCATTAA
- a CDS encoding LysE family transporter translates to MIYLSYIVLGLTLAAPIGPVNAARLDKGLKNGFWHSWAVGAGSMIADGIFMLTVYMGIVHFLDNPFIQVFLWLFGGFILIYSGIESIVTANKFTFDYQRNNESIFRCFLIGFIMSISSPLSILFWLGIYGSVLAKTASSFGTTDLLLYSSMIFLGLALWDVFVAGLTSLFRKWLSLKYIIFTSILSGVSLLGFGLYFAFQGIKVLFFQE, encoded by the coding sequence GTGATTTACCTAAGTTATATCGTTCTTGGCTTAACACTGGCTGCCCCGATTGGACCTGTAAATGCAGCAAGATTAGATAAAGGTTTAAAAAATGGGTTTTGGCATTCATGGGCTGTTGGAGCTGGTTCGATGATTGCAGATGGAATATTTATGTTAACCGTGTATATGGGCATTGTACATTTTCTTGACAATCCATTCATCCAGGTTTTTTTATGGCTTTTTGGAGGATTTATTCTTATTTATAGCGGGATTGAAAGTATTGTGACTGCTAACAAGTTCACCTTTGACTATCAGCGCAATAACGAATCCATTTTTCGTTGCTTTCTGATTGGATTTATCATGTCTATTTCAAGCCCTCTCTCTATTTTGTTTTGGCTTGGTATTTACGGATCGGTCCTGGCAAAAACAGCATCAAGCTTCGGAACAACTGATTTACTTCTGTATAGTTCCATGATATTTCTCGGACTTGCTCTATGGGATGTATTTGTTGCTGGCCTTACTAGCCTTTTTCGGAAGTGGCTAAGTTTGAAGTACATCATTTTCACCTCTATCCTCTCAGGAGTATCATTATTAGGGTTCGGTCTTTATTTTGCGTTCCAAGGGATAAAGGTATTATTTTTTCAGGAGTAA